In the Vibrio gigantis genome, one interval contains:
- a CDS encoding Crp/Fnr family transcriptional regulator: protein MKIAPYSSGRFKNYLEHKSSDFKALIYQHQVSSRYFNKNDEILRQGEQLQHLYVVPAGKVSMSISAANGRRFQLGEVNCDYHIFGEMEFFTQTPCQWNVVADEHMQVDVICIQKLSEALHENPEMVFFFASALAEDYQDSMGIYTNRLLHSITYNIAYDLLVQSQTNTVLGGFDKVNQEAERFGTSSRVYRRAVKDLLDKGFIKKGNQGLEIIDQQALQAFIDSYE, encoded by the coding sequence ATGAAGATCGCACCATACTCAAGCGGACGTTTTAAAAATTACCTAGAACACAAAAGCTCAGATTTTAAAGCTCTCATCTACCAACACCAAGTTAGCTCGCGTTATTTTAATAAGAATGATGAAATCTTGCGCCAAGGTGAACAACTTCAGCATCTCTATGTTGTGCCTGCTGGGAAAGTCTCCATGAGCATCTCTGCGGCTAATGGGCGACGCTTTCAATTAGGAGAGGTGAATTGCGACTATCATATCTTTGGCGAGATGGAGTTCTTCACTCAAACGCCTTGCCAATGGAATGTCGTGGCAGATGAACACATGCAGGTTGATGTTATTTGTATCCAGAAACTATCAGAAGCGCTACATGAAAATCCGGAGATGGTGTTCTTTTTCGCCTCAGCACTGGCTGAAGATTACCAAGATTCGATGGGCATTTACACCAATCGCCTTTTACACTCAATTACCTACAACATTGCCTACGATTTGTTGGTGCAAAGCCAGACCAATACCGTGTTAGGCGGCTTCGATAAAGTGAATCAAGAAGCTGAACGTTTTGGCACATCGAGCAGGGTGTACCGAAGGGCAGTCAAAGACTTACTCGATAAAGGCTTCATCAAGAAAGGGAACCAAGGGTTGGAAATTATCGACCAGCAAGCACTGCAAGCCTTTATTGATTCGTATGAGTAA
- the pnuC gene encoding nicotinamide riboside transporter PnuC → MDLFTLLDINNTLVNIPIGGGYAMSWIEAFGTVFGLLCIWFASQEKTINYLFGLLNVTLFAVIFFQIQLYGLLLLQLFFFCANIYGWYAWTRPNEQGETLEVRWLSQNKLVATAAACAVSIALLTMYIDPFFFALANIAVDSLNLFGADLAEPVLEPDAFPFWDATMTILSIVAQVLMTRKYVENWILWIVINIISVGIYATQGVYAMSVQYAILMFIAANGTREWARTAKRNSDKSLTQATAS, encoded by the coding sequence ATGGACCTATTCACCCTACTTGATATCAACAACACTCTAGTCAACATCCCAATAGGGGGTGGCTATGCAATGAGCTGGATTGAAGCATTTGGCACTGTATTTGGCCTGTTGTGTATCTGGTTTGCAAGCCAAGAGAAAACCATTAACTACCTGTTCGGATTACTGAATGTCACCTTATTTGCGGTTATCTTTTTCCAAATTCAGTTATACGGACTGTTACTTCTTCAATTGTTTTTCTTCTGTGCCAACATTTACGGCTGGTACGCGTGGACACGCCCTAATGAGCAAGGCGAAACATTAGAAGTCCGCTGGCTGAGCCAAAATAAGCTCGTGGCAACGGCTGCAGCATGCGCAGTTTCGATTGCACTGCTTACTATGTACATCGACCCATTCTTCTTTGCGCTAGCAAACATCGCGGTTGATAGCCTGAATCTATTTGGTGCAGATTTAGCGGAACCAGTGCTTGAACCTGATGCGTTCCCATTCTGGGATGCGACCATGACCATTTTATCGATTGTTGCTCAAGTTCTAATGACACGTAAGTATGTTGAAAACTGGATACTTTGGATTGTGATTAACATTATCAGTGTTGGTATTTATGCGACGCAGGGCGTTTATGCAATGTCTGTTCAATACGCTATTTTGATGTTTATTGCGGCGAACGGTACTCGTGAGTGGGCACGCACAGCTAAACGAAACAGTGATAAATCATTAACTCAAGCAACGGCTTCTTAG
- a CDS encoding transporter substrate-binding domain-containing protein produces MHKFFKSTIRYCVTSIVLFFLLLSSFALASPLKVGVYPCPPFVISSMENEWNGLSVELWEQIAKEMDVEYTIETHRLADLLNAIETEQIDVGVSCISITPERELFADFSHSFYETHLAIAVKKQGYLQTLHAIFFNPALWLIIGAVIFISGVIGAFFYLLEHGENQKLYSMKSRTGRLLESFIMGLLFITRGPFNYFEFKSLTGRIATVFIGVFSMLFIASITAVLASKLTLSQGSSHIEGVNDLANVEVGAKVATTSSLMLTNFGIRHKTYIDMPRLLAALEEGEVEAIVADDVVLKYMIGNGRISGQFEDLEVLPYQLEKQNYGFIITENNSYEEEINRALLKIRESRRWRKILVDYFADQ; encoded by the coding sequence ATGCACAAATTCTTCAAATCGACAATTCGATACTGTGTCACTTCAATCGTTTTATTTTTTCTGTTACTCAGCTCATTTGCTTTGGCTTCTCCACTTAAAGTCGGTGTGTACCCGTGTCCGCCTTTTGTGATTAGTTCGATGGAGAATGAATGGAATGGCTTGAGTGTTGAGCTCTGGGAACAGATCGCCAAAGAGATGGACGTTGAGTACACGATAGAGACTCACCGCTTAGCGGACTTACTCAATGCGATTGAAACCGAGCAAATCGACGTCGGTGTGTCTTGCATTTCGATCACGCCGGAGCGAGAGTTGTTTGCTGACTTTTCTCATTCGTTTTACGAAACTCACCTCGCCATTGCAGTTAAAAAACAGGGTTATCTCCAAACTTTACATGCCATTTTCTTCAATCCCGCACTGTGGTTGATCATTGGTGCCGTCATCTTTATTTCTGGCGTGATAGGGGCGTTTTTTTATCTATTGGAGCATGGCGAGAATCAAAAGCTCTATTCGATGAAAAGCCGAACGGGACGTTTGTTGGAAAGCTTTATCATGGGGTTGCTTTTTATTACACGAGGCCCATTTAATTACTTTGAGTTTAAGAGCTTAACTGGACGAATTGCCACGGTGTTCATTGGTGTGTTTAGTATGCTTTTCATCGCCAGTATTACCGCTGTATTAGCCAGCAAATTGACTCTCAGCCAAGGCTCTTCCCATATTGAAGGTGTGAATGATCTTGCGAATGTGGAAGTAGGGGCAAAAGTAGCCACGACGTCTTCTTTGATGCTCACAAACTTCGGTATTAGGCACAAGACTTATATCGATATGCCAAGGCTTCTAGCGGCTTTAGAGGAGGGGGAAGTAGAAGCGATTGTCGCCGATGATGTGGTGCTCAAATATATGATCGGTAATGGCAGAATAAGCGGTCAATTTGAAGACTTGGAGGTGTTACCGTATCAGCTAGAAAAGCAGAATTATGGTTTCATCATCACTGAAAATAATTCGTACGAAGAAGAGATTAACCGTGCACTATTGAAGATTCGTGAGTCGCGGAGGTGGCGTAAAATCTTGGTTGATTACTTCGCAGATCAGTAA
- a CDS encoding HU family DNA-binding protein yields the protein MNKSQLIEHIATSADISKDQAGTALNALVEGISTTLANGDDVSILGFGSFKVNSRAARTGRNPRTGEEIQIAASKTPAFKAGKALKETCNL from the coding sequence ATGAACAAATCTCAATTAATTGAACACATTGCGACTTCTGCAGACATCTCTAAAGACCAAGCAGGCACGGCACTAAATGCGTTGGTTGAAGGTATCTCAACTACGCTTGCTAACGGTGATGATGTATCAATCCTTGGATTTGGCAGTTTTAAAGTTAACTCGCGCGCCGCTCGAACGGGTCGCAACCCGCGTACCGGAGAAGAGATTCAGATTGCAGCGTCAAAAACGCCAGCATTTAAAGCAGGCAAAGCACTGAAAGAGACGTGTAACCTGTAA
- a CDS encoding methyl-accepting chemotaxis protein, with protein MAEQEYDYPESYNLISVTDPSSKIKYASPHFNEVAGYKEGELVGEYHNVVRHSDMPKAAFKDLWGHIQSGSNWMGMVKNQRKGGGYYWVDAFASPLKEDNEIVEYQSVRFKPKREYVERAKKAYGILNRGKTPFKLVLPKTRLWQRQTFISILLTGLVYALHFNQFVTVPQSLLLLFMGGSMSIYILTRRLENICKIAKDEFNNPLMEYVYFGKVDDLSEIALGMKVRKQYAKALLGRIRISVSDSCEMTLKQANKTAESNATVSENLENQKSEIDMAATAINEMQAASSEISQNAQGTLDSTFSTQQELLSCQDELNQVEENFVELTNELDNISTISLSVERETQQISSVIEMINAIADQTNLLALNAAIEAARAGDSGRGFSVVADEVRVLAQKTQQATTEIQAVIEKLCTGSGQSVTAVNNGTEKAKRTQTTIQSTLESLALLSEKVQGVVDRNNQIAVAIEEQVNVSEEINQNILSIHSKAEASHDLMEDSKKQYEQSVLSLNELRKGVARF; from the coding sequence ATGGCAGAGCAAGAGTATGATTACCCGGAATCGTACAACCTAATTTCAGTGACAGACCCTTCCAGTAAAATCAAGTATGCGAGCCCCCATTTTAATGAAGTAGCAGGCTATAAAGAAGGAGAGCTTGTAGGTGAGTATCACAATGTAGTTCGTCATAGTGATATGCCTAAAGCCGCATTTAAAGATCTATGGGGTCATATTCAGTCAGGAAGTAACTGGATGGGTATGGTGAAAAACCAACGGAAAGGTGGTGGCTATTATTGGGTTGATGCTTTTGCTTCTCCGCTAAAAGAAGATAACGAGATTGTTGAGTACCAGTCTGTTCGGTTTAAGCCAAAAAGAGAATATGTTGAACGAGCAAAAAAAGCGTATGGAATTTTAAATAGAGGCAAAACACCATTCAAGCTCGTGTTACCGAAAACAAGACTTTGGCAACGCCAGACTTTCATTTCAATATTGCTAACCGGGCTCGTTTATGCGCTTCACTTTAATCAATTCGTAACTGTACCGCAAAGTTTGTTGTTACTCTTTATGGGTGGTTCGATGTCAATTTATATACTTACGCGTCGTTTGGAAAATATTTGCAAAATAGCAAAAGATGAGTTCAACAACCCTTTAATGGAATATGTTTATTTTGGTAAGGTGGATGATCTCTCCGAAATTGCGTTGGGAATGAAGGTTCGGAAACAATATGCAAAAGCGTTATTAGGCAGAATTAGAATTTCGGTGAGTGATTCATGTGAAATGACCCTAAAGCAGGCGAATAAAACCGCTGAATCGAACGCAACGGTGTCCGAAAACCTTGAAAATCAAAAATCAGAAATCGATATGGCAGCTACCGCTATCAACGAAATGCAGGCGGCTTCAAGTGAAATTTCTCAGAATGCACAAGGAACTCTTGATTCTACTTTTAGCACTCAACAAGAGCTCTTATCTTGTCAAGATGAGCTAAATCAAGTCGAAGAGAATTTCGTTGAGCTAACCAATGAATTAGACAACATTTCGACAATATCACTCTCTGTAGAGAGGGAGACGCAACAAATAAGCTCCGTCATCGAGATGATCAACGCGATTGCTGACCAAACCAATCTGTTAGCACTTAATGCTGCGATAGAAGCTGCACGAGCTGGTGATTCTGGAAGGGGGTTCTCGGTTGTGGCAGATGAAGTAAGAGTGCTTGCTCAAAAAACACAACAAGCAACGACAGAGATTCAAGCGGTTATTGAAAAGCTATGCACGGGTAGTGGCCAATCAGTAACGGCCGTTAACAACGGTACTGAAAAAGCGAAACGTACTCAAACAACGATTCAATCGACTCTAGAAAGCCTCGCATTATTGAGTGAAAAGGTTCAAGGGGTGGTTGATAGGAATAACCAAATCGCGGTCGCCATTGAAGAGCAAGTTAATGTCTCAGAAGAGATTAATCAGAATATTCTTTCCATACACAGTAAAGCTGAAGCTTCTCACGATCTCATGGAAGACAGTAAAAAGCAGTATGAACAAAGTGTACTTAGCTTGAATGAGCTAAGAAAAGGAGTAGCTCGATTTTAA
- a CDS encoding DUF134 domain-containing protein: MARPKKHRQLCTHAAYSCFKPNGVPMDELDKEELLLEELEALRLADQEGLSQLEAAEQMQVSRQTFGNIIKRARAKVAKCIVNGHALVIQGS, translated from the coding sequence ATGGCTCGACCAAAAAAACATCGCCAGTTATGTACCCATGCGGCTTACTCTTGTTTTAAGCCTAACGGCGTTCCTATGGACGAGCTTGATAAAGAAGAACTGCTATTAGAAGAGCTCGAAGCCTTACGCTTGGCTGACCAAGAAGGCCTGAGCCAACTTGAAGCAGCTGAACAGATGCAGGTGTCTCGCCAAACGTTCGGCAACATCATTAAACGTGCGCGAGCCAAAGTCGCTAAGTGCATCGTCAACGGCCACGCGCTGGTGATTCAAGGCTCATAG
- the nqrM gene encoding (Na+)-NQR maturation NqrM, which produces MTFLFTLLGFVGIVFLMAIGVIFSRKPIKGSCGGLAQLDIERECNCKDVCEGQSRKLYQITEPSN; this is translated from the coding sequence ATGACGTTCTTATTCACGCTACTGGGTTTTGTTGGAATCGTCTTTCTGATGGCGATAGGTGTGATTTTTTCACGTAAGCCAATCAAAGGCAGTTGTGGAGGGCTCGCGCAGTTAGACATTGAGCGCGAATGCAACTGCAAGGATGTGTGCGAAGGGCAAAGCCGAAAGCTGTATCAGATTACTGAGCCATCAAATTAA
- a CDS encoding PaaI family thioesterase: MKVFIPHNHRRCQVCSQGLFTDSPICFEAVGDRETLVKYDVIAKIVPTDKAEGYDGIMQGGIVTTLHDSAMLHCLFQNSINAMTVSLTSRFHHSIAIGQELEVRARWVKSRRNIHFLESQITQNGKLCSSAQSQFMSSH; encoded by the coding sequence ATGAAAGTTTTCATTCCTCACAACCATCGGCGTTGCCAAGTATGCAGCCAAGGTTTATTCACGGACAGCCCCATATGTTTTGAAGCTGTTGGCGACCGCGAGACTTTAGTCAAGTACGACGTTATAGCCAAGATTGTACCAACAGATAAAGCCGAGGGCTACGATGGCATAATGCAGGGCGGGATTGTCACCACGTTACATGACAGCGCGATGCTGCATTGCTTGTTTCAAAACAGCATTAATGCGATGACGGTGAGTTTAACGTCTCGCTTTCACCACTCAATCGCGATTGGTCAAGAGCTAGAAGTTCGTGCCCGATGGGTCAAAAGTAGACGCAATATTCACTTCTTAGAGAGCCAAATTACTCAGAACGGAAAGCTGTGTTCGTCGGCACAAAGCCAGTTTATGTCATCCCACTAG
- a CDS encoding nucleoside phosphorylase has product MVKQPHIGVDETQIAPLVIVCGEPDRANRIANLLEHAELVSENREYRIFTGIYQGKAISVCSTGIGAPSMIIAVEELKLCGVTHIVRVGSAGAMQSHIGLGELIVAEGAVRDEGGSAAYVKPSYPAYASFTLLKELDRFLQQQSTSYYLGTVRSHDSFYTDDEQTICQYWNRKGVLGADMETSALFTVGRLRGVKVASILNNVVLYEQDVKDGVGQYVDEAKVMMEGERLASLAALEALIAQ; this is encoded by the coding sequence ATGGTAAAGCAGCCTCATATTGGCGTTGATGAAACGCAAATTGCTCCGCTGGTCATTGTTTGTGGTGAGCCAGATAGAGCGAATCGCATCGCGAACTTGCTTGAACATGCTGAACTGGTTTCTGAAAACCGTGAATATCGAATCTTCACTGGTATCTATCAAGGTAAAGCGATATCGGTTTGTAGTACGGGCATTGGTGCGCCTTCAATGATTATTGCGGTTGAAGAGCTTAAGCTTTGTGGCGTAACTCATATCGTCCGAGTAGGGTCAGCAGGTGCGATGCAGTCTCACATCGGACTTGGTGAACTGATTGTCGCAGAGGGCGCGGTTCGTGATGAGGGAGGTTCTGCTGCTTACGTTAAACCGTCGTATCCGGCTTATGCGAGTTTCACTCTGCTTAAAGAGTTAGATAGATTCTTGCAGCAACAATCAACTTCTTATTATTTAGGAACGGTGCGCTCACACGACAGTTTTTATACGGATGACGAACAGACGATCTGTCAGTACTGGAACCGTAAAGGAGTTCTAGGTGCAGACATGGAAACATCGGCACTGTTTACTGTTGGGCGCTTGAGAGGGGTTAAAGTCGCTTCCATCCTGAACAATGTTGTTCTGTACGAACAAGATGTAAAAGACGGTGTTGGGCAATATGTCGATGAAGCAAAAGTGATGATGGAAGGTGAACGACTTGCGTCGTTAGCGGCGTTAGAAGCCTTGATTGCTCAATAA